From Xylocopa sonorina isolate GNS202 chromosome 2, iyXylSono1_principal, whole genome shotgun sequence, a single genomic window includes:
- the Nurf-38 gene encoding inorganic pyrophosphatase Nurf-38 isoform X2 — translation MSLITLHVLRCRSLNKFVSPLRLAATGTLLKSRSCSVFHKTVKKMSYTIVERGALNSTDYRIYFRNDVGPISPMHDIPLYVDEANKTVNMVVEIPRWTNAKMEINLKETLNPIKQDVKKGKLRYVANCFPHHGYIWNYGALPQTWENPEVLDEATGCKGDNDPIDVLEIGYRVAKRGEVLKVKILGCVALIDEGETDWKIIVIDINDPLAEQMNDVSDIEKHYPGLIKATIEWFKIYKIPDGKPENQFAFNGEAKPRDFALRIVEEVHQHWQNLVKREAPAGGIACTNITVTGSPFKITPEAAEEILEKAPESQEPQAVEPIVDKWHYVHLK, via the exons ATGTCGTTGATAACGCTGCACGTGTTACGTTGCCGTAGTTTAAATAAGTTTGTTAGTCCGCTGAGGTTAGCAGCGACAGGTACACTTCTTAAGTCACGATCGTGTTCAGTGTTTCACAAAACCGTGAAAAAAATGTCGTATACTATTGTTGAAAGAGGTGCACTGAACAGCACCGATTACAGAATTTATTTCA GAAATGATGTTGGTCCAATTTCACCTATGCATGACATTCCACTTTATGTTGATGAAGCTAATAAAACAGTAAACATGGTTGTTGAAATACCAAGATGGACAAATGCAAAGATGGAGATTAATCTTAAAGAGACATTGAATCCTATTAAGCAGGATGTTAAAAAGGGCAAATTGAGATATGTTGCCAATTGTTTCCCTCATCATGGCTATATATGGAACTATGGTGCATTACCACAG ACATGGGAAAATCCTGAAGTGTTAGATGAAGCAACTGGATGTAAAGGAGATAATGATCCTATTGATGTCCTTGAAATAGGCTATAGG GTAGCAAAAAGGGGTGAAGTTCTAAAAGTGAAGATTTTAGGCTGTGTTGCTCTTATTGATGAAG GTGAAACTGATTGGAAGATTATTGTCATTGATATTAACGACCCTTTAGCAGAACAAATGAATG ACGTATCAGACATTGAGAAACATTATCCAGGATTAATAAAAGCTACCATTGAGTGGTTTAAAATTTATAAAATACCAGATGGTAAACCAGAGAATCAATTTGCATTTAATGGAGAAGCAAAACCAAGAGACTTTGCTTTGCGTATAGTGGAAGAAGTGCATCAGCATTGGCAAAATCTTGTAAAACGAGAAGCTCCTGCAGGTGGAATCGCATG TACTAATATAACTGTAACAGGCAGTCCTTTTAAAATTACTCCTGAAGCTGCTGAGGAAATACTGGAAAAGGCACCGGAATCACAGGAGCCTCAAGCAGTGGAACCAATTG TTGATAAATGGCATTATGTGCATCTTAAGTGA
- the Nurf-38 gene encoding inorganic pyrophosphatase Nurf-38 isoform X1 gives MSLITLHVLRCRSLNKFVSPLRLAATGTLLKSRSCSVFHKTVKKMSYTIVERGALNSTDYRIYFRNDVGPISPMHDIPLYVDEANKTVNMVVEIPRWTNAKMEINLKETLNPIKQDVKKGKLRYVANCFPHHGYIWNYGALPQTWENPEVLDEATGCKGDNDPIDVLEIGYRVAKRGEVLKVKILGCVALIDEGETDWKIIVIDINDPLAEQMNDVSDIEKHYPGLIKATIEWFKIYKIPDGKPENQFAFNGEAKPRDFALRIVEEVHQHWQNLVKREAPAGGIACTNITVTGSPFKITPEAAEEILEKAPESQEPQAVEPIVNKFHFIVPMQHKL, from the exons ATGTCGTTGATAACGCTGCACGTGTTACGTTGCCGTAGTTTAAATAAGTTTGTTAGTCCGCTGAGGTTAGCAGCGACAGGTACACTTCTTAAGTCACGATCGTGTTCAGTGTTTCACAAAACCGTGAAAAAAATGTCGTATACTATTGTTGAAAGAGGTGCACTGAACAGCACCGATTACAGAATTTATTTCA GAAATGATGTTGGTCCAATTTCACCTATGCATGACATTCCACTTTATGTTGATGAAGCTAATAAAACAGTAAACATGGTTGTTGAAATACCAAGATGGACAAATGCAAAGATGGAGATTAATCTTAAAGAGACATTGAATCCTATTAAGCAGGATGTTAAAAAGGGCAAATTGAGATATGTTGCCAATTGTTTCCCTCATCATGGCTATATATGGAACTATGGTGCATTACCACAG ACATGGGAAAATCCTGAAGTGTTAGATGAAGCAACTGGATGTAAAGGAGATAATGATCCTATTGATGTCCTTGAAATAGGCTATAGG GTAGCAAAAAGGGGTGAAGTTCTAAAAGTGAAGATTTTAGGCTGTGTTGCTCTTATTGATGAAG GTGAAACTGATTGGAAGATTATTGTCATTGATATTAACGACCCTTTAGCAGAACAAATGAATG ACGTATCAGACATTGAGAAACATTATCCAGGATTAATAAAAGCTACCATTGAGTGGTTTAAAATTTATAAAATACCAGATGGTAAACCAGAGAATCAATTTGCATTTAATGGAGAAGCAAAACCAAGAGACTTTGCTTTGCGTATAGTGGAAGAAGTGCATCAGCATTGGCAAAATCTTGTAAAACGAGAAGCTCCTGCAGGTGGAATCGCATG TACTAATATAACTGTAACAGGCAGTCCTTTTAAAATTACTCCTGAAGCTGCTGAGGAAATACTGGAAAAGGCACCGGAATCACAGGAGCCTCAAGCAGTGGAACCAATTG TGAATAAATTTCACTTCATTGTACCAATGCAACATAAGCTATAA